The following proteins are co-located in the Manihot esculenta cultivar AM560-2 chromosome 9, M.esculenta_v8, whole genome shotgun sequence genome:
- the LOC110622152 gene encoding acyltransferase-like protein At1g54570, chloroplastic produces MASVLSFQLSPYFLTNSVIKGRFRVRVQNVGSKDPKVLLSDSNVVNETSSVDQKKKNGVLYDGGTMVEEERTLINRENGRLGFVPQKKWTKDVSKDLEALWDDGYGTKTVKDYLDVAKEMIRPDGGPPRWFCPLECGQPRKNSPTLLFLPGMDGVGLGLILHHKALGKAFEVWCLHIPVYDRTSFEGLLKFVEETVRTKHAASPNKPIYLVGDSFGGCLALAVAARNPKIDLVLILANPTTSFGRSQLQLLLPILEALPDGLHNTVPYLFSFAMGDPLKMATIGTENRLPPKSKIKQLSGNLTALFPLLSGLADIIPTETLLWKLKLVNSASAYANSHLHAVKAEVLVIASGKDYMLPSADEAKRLKSSLQNCKVYLFKDHGHTILLEVGISLLTIIKGACKYRCSRRLDFVSDFVPPSMSEFKYAVYEVYGLSRVATAAVMFSTLDDGRIVRGLAGVPKEGPVLLVGYHMLMAFDLFPLVEELLREKIVVRGLAHPVIFTDSLENSTSEFSVLALMKVLGAVPVTARNIFRLLSTKSHVLLYPGGARESLHYKGEEYKLCWPKQQEFVRMAARFGATIVPFGTVGEDDIAELVLDYNDLMQIPFVNDFVREINRNAVRPRNESEGEVAHQEQFIPGLLPKVPGRFYYLFGKPIETKGKEELLKDRDYANELYLQIKSEVEHNIDYLLKKREEDPYRSVIDRTLYRAIYHHWQDVPAFDP; encoded by the exons ATGGCATCAGTTTTGTCTTTCCAGCTATCACCTTACTTTTTGACAAATTCAGTAATTAAGGGTCGGTTTCGAGTGAGAGTTCAGAATGTAGGTAGTAAGGACCCGAAAGTGCTCTTGTCTGATTCAAATGTAGTGAATGAAACTTCTTCCGTTGATCAGAAAAAGAAGAATGGAGTTCTTTATGATGGAGGTACTATGGTGGAAGAGGAGAGGACTTTGATTAATAGAGAAAATGGGAGATTGGGGTTTGTACCACAGAAAAAGTGGACGAAAGATGTTTCAAAAGATCTGGAAGCGTTGTGGGATGATGGATATGGTACCAAGACAGTGAAGGATTATCTTGATGTAGCCAAGGAGATGATTAGGCCTGATGGAGGGCCACCTCGGTGGTTTTGCCCCCTTGAGTGTGGGCAGCCTCGAAAAAATTCTCCAACTCTTCTGTTTTTACCGG GGATGGATGGTGTTGGCTTGGGACTTATTTTGCACCATAAAGCCCTTGGGAA GGCGTTTGAAGTTTGGTGCCTTCATATTCCAGTGTACGACAGGACATCATTTGAAG GACTACTGAAATTTGTTGAAGAAACAGTGAGGACTAAGCATGCTGCTTCACCAAATAAACCAATTTATCTAGTTGGGGATTCTTTTGGAGGATGTCTAGCACTTGCTGTTGCTGCCCGTAATCCTAAAATTGACCTTGTCCTGATACTAGCCAATCcaa CCACTTCATTTGGCAGATCACAACTACAGCTCCTGCTCCCAATCTTGGAGGCTTTGCCTGATGGATTACATAATACAGTCCCCTACCTTTTCAGCTTTGCTATGG GTGATCCACTAAAGATGGCGACGATTGGTACTGAAAATAGGCTTCCTCccaaatcaaaaattaaacagCTGTCTGGCAATCTCACTGCTTTGTTTCCACTTCTTTCT GGTCTGGCTGATATCATTCCAACAGAAACTCTTCTTTGGAAGTTGAAACTGGTTAACTCAGCTTCTGCTTATGCCAATTCCCACCTTCATGCCGTAAAAGCTGAAGTGCTAGTGATTGCAAG TGGCAAGGATTATATGCTTCCCAGTGCTGATGAAGCTAAGCGTCTTAAAAGTTCACTACAAAATTGCAAAGTTTATCTCTTCAAAGACCATGGGCATACAATTTTACTG GAGGTTGGAATTAGTCTGCTCACTATTATTAAAGGTGCTTGCAAATATCGTTGTTCAAGGAGGCTCGATTTTGTCTCAGACTTTGTACCCCCTAGCATGTCAGAATTCAAATATGCCGtttatgaagtttatgg ATTATCACGTGTTGCTACTGCTGCTGTTATGTTCTCAACTCTAGATGATGGACGGATAGTGAGAGGCCTTGCTGGGGTTCCAAAGGAAGGTCCTGTCTTGCTTGTTGGTTACCACATGCTGATGGCATTTGATCTTTTCCCTCTCGTAGAAGAATTACTGAGAGAGAAAATTGTTGTGCGTGGTCTAGCACATCCGGTAATCTTTACAGATTCACTGGAAAATTCAACTTCTGAATTTTCTGTACTAGCTTTGATGAAAGTACTGGGTGCTGTACCAGTTACAGCTAGAAATATTTTCAGATTGCTTTCAACAAAATCGCATGTGCTTCTTTATCCTGGAGGTGCACGGGAGTCTTTGCATTATAAG GGTGAAGAGTATAAATTATGTTGGCCTAAACAACAAGAATTTGTGAGAATGGCTGCAAGGTTTGGGGCCACAATTGTGCCATTTGGGACTGTAGGAGAAGATGATATAGCAGAA TTGGTTCTTGACTACAACGACCTAATGCAAATCCCTTTTGTTAATGACTTTGTTAGAGAGATAAATCGCAATGCTGTAAGACCCAG GAATGAGAGTGAAGGCGAGGTTGCCCACCAAGAACAGTTTATTCCAGGACTTTTGCCTAAGGTCCCTGGCCGATTTTATTATCTATTCGGAAAGCCCATTGAGACGAAGGGGAAGGAAGAGCTTCTGAAAGACAGAGATTATGCAAATGAGTTGTACTTGCAGATAAAATCTGAAGTTGAACACAATATCGACTACTTGTTGAAGAAGAGAGAGGAGGATCCTTATAGGAGTGTCATTGATAGAACATTATATCGTGCAATATATCATCATTGGCAAGACGTTCCAGCCTTTGATCCTTGA